The genomic interval GATTTTCaccaaaaaaaacccccaaaaaaacccacaaaactaaactacttctcatcctgagttcttcctaaagactgggtgtgtggagaggtgtgtccatttttatatcctcaggtttcctgtccagcggatgggacgtctacaggggtgctgtcataggttcttaaAAAACCGATTACCTGTAAGCAATCaatcttttttttacaataaataaacttattCAAATAGAAGTCCCAAAATTTGAAATAATGAAGACgtgtttggtatcgccatgaccgtaacgacctgtacaacaaatgtataaaattatttgtgatgatcggtgtgtggtgtaaaaaaataaaataataaaactgcagcggaattgtttttttttttctgcatttttgccaaaataaaaaataatataaattaaacCATAATATATTTGCACCattaaatggtacctacataaagtacaactcgtcccgcaaaaaacaaagtctctttATAACCAcgccgtacaaaaaataaaaaagttatgagcgtctggaaatataaaaaaattgttctgtcctcaaggccaaaatttgccgtgtccttaaggggttaacattataGGGAATGGAGTTACAGAAACGGCCAGCTGCCCACATTCTGGGTTttgttgggggtcccagcagtcagatgcCCGCTGATCAAACACGGCATACtattttgatatgtcataaattgtgAAATCTTTAATATACTGTAATGTCAAAATTGTTGATGAGGAATTTGATGACCGGGAGGGTTTGACAGCTCATGGTATATTTCTACCTACTGCCAAGACCATGTTTCGAATGCTCCCACCAGAACTCTGAAACTGGCGAGTGGTGTGCACACCACATACTATGCTCAATTCTTCGTACacattattattaaaataatagaTTCACGCATCCCATCAAAAGAAACCCAGACCATGCCACAGATAAAGGCAAAAATTGATTGACAATTTGTCGTTTTAACTTACAAAAATTTTCATGGAGCAACAATGAATGAAAACGTCGGAAATCActcatgtatggccagctttacatcTTCATCCTTTGGAGTTATTCCTGATAGTGAATATCTGTTCTCTTCGATTGAAACCATATGGAGGGGTGCTTGGCAAGCTTCTTCCTGAAGCACTGTGCCCAACTTCTGCATTTGGCCCAACATTGACTATTTGAGATATTCTGGTCTGCAGCATTCTCCCCTGAGATTCCCGACATTCGCCTACTTGAGTCTGTGGAGCACATGGTACCCCAGTCACTAACCGGAAGCAATGGCTACTCGTTAACCGCACTTCTAGTCTCGGTGACTATTCGGTCTAGTCACCTAATAGACATAACTGTTGTGGTCACAGACAATAATTCACATAGGGGCCTGGGACAGAACAGGGGGGCTCCAACCATGAAGCCAGAAGCCGTTATGGATGATGGGGCTCAGTCCTGGGCAAAGGTAGGAGGACACCTGAATGACCTAGAGGATGAAATGTAGAACAAAAAAAGGTGATAATGTGCATAGAGCGAGGGGTTTGTTAGATTGGTAAAGTAGAGTTTTTCTGGCTCCTTTACAACTGATGTATTAGGTTCCCATTATGGTTGCAGGGACTAACAGACTTATGTCGATGTTAGGGGTGGTCTGTGTCACTCTTgaagtgattttcttcttttgaaGGTTCTTATAATTATGCACAAATTTGGGTTCCATGTTAATACACAAAACTATaactgtgtatattgtgtgtccaAGAACTTGCTTCATTCCACTCTGCTTCTTCTTGCAGGGGAAGATGTTCCAGTGTAGTGCCCAGTGCTGTGATAATGAAAGAGCCTCCATGCAGCAGGTACACAACTGCATAGAACGCTGCCATGCCCCCCTGGCACAAGCACAAAGTCTGGTCACCAATGAGCTGGAGAGATTTCAGGTGAGTCTTGTAGATCATCCCAATATTATTTAATGCCATTTCAAGGCTTTCTGTCTAATCCAGTAGGGGGCAGCAAATCTCCATTGTAAGAAATGTTCATAGACCCCAAGACAATACTATAAAGCAGGGCTTCTCCAGTTTATTTTGCTCAATTTAACTTGTTTCCTGGACCCATTATAACATTAGAAATAGCACAAaattagtttatatatatatatatatatatatatatatatatatgtgtgtacgtaTGTTGATAAACCAGAGATTGTTGCAGCCAGAGAAAGTTCTGCGTAGCTGTCAGAACTGGGGGGTTCCTCAACGGTGAGGTCCCTTctacagtttgagaagcacttcTATAAGGAAAGACAaacctctgtccatatgccctattagggtatatgaacGTCATAGAAGGTGGGTCCCGTTcagtatccacaggatataccatatgAGCCAAAAAGGAGAGCTGCAACAAACAGCGGCAGTCACTCTGGTTTGAATGGACGCATGTAGTTCACTATTGCCTTTGCGGCCGACGCATTAGAGGAGAAAAATAGTCAACGGCGACATCACCCGGCACATCATCTGTTTTCCATGGGTGTGGGATGCAGCTCCCGCAGCGATCAGCTAGTTCCGCCGCTTCAATGTGGTAAGACGTCGTATTTGTGAGACAGCCTCTTAAAGGGAGCTGCCACTGCTCTCCCCAATGAGCCACACCGCACCTATCAGGcattatggtatatcctgtggtatacccctttaatttataaGTGACAATCAATATGGAAGCATGCCTGGTGTCACATTTCTCTAAATGGCAGCTACAAGAGAATAGAATAAAGAACAGGATAGATTCCAATATCTTCTCATATTAAGATACGACGTGATGTTCTCCATTCACATATAAAGCTACATTTAAAAGTCAGCTGTTTACCCATGCTCTGATCTTTGTTCCCCTCACCTTAGGATCGCCTGGGCCGCTGTACAATGCACTGCAACGACAAAGCAAAGGATTCCCTAGATTATGGAAGTAAAGAATCGCAAGCAAGAGCGCAGCTGGAGAGCTGTGTGATAAAGTGTGCAGAAGACCACATGGACCTCATCCCCAGTATGaccaagaagctgaaggaggcttTGGCTGAAGCCGATAAAAAGACCTCCTAAAGATGTGTTTATGAGATTGTGATCGAGGTGTTACCCATACTGCGCTCTGTAGCAGGGTCTGGGCCTCGTCTCGGCCCGTCAGATGATTTCTGATGAAATGAATAGGACTAATACTGTCCGTAGTTTAGGAGAATGTATGCAGTACAGAGCCCATCACTAATGTCTGGCTCCATTTGGTAAATCCTAAATTATGTGGAATTTTATTTTTCTCCCATGGTTGAATATGTAGAATTGAGGATGAATTTCTGGTGAAAATGAGCATGGACATTGTAGCTGCAGCAACTGTCACGTTGACTGTGATAGCAATGTATCATGTGGTAGTACATAGTCGCTAAGTGATCCATCAAATGAAATGATCCAAAAAGTTGTAATCtggttttatcttttttttttttttaaacaaatttacTTTCCTATGTGGTCCTGTggtggttgtgtttttttttttgtttgtttttttaatcccttCTGTTTTCATCAGTGGTTCTTGCTAtgttagaaatatcacacatttTTTGACAGTTGTTTTGAATCCTGGATTAAtaatattataaataataattttataaagcactaacatctttactcCTGACCAGAAGATGGCGCTCTTTTCACCTTTCTTTTCACtagctttttttccttttacaggGAGCACAATCATTCTTAAAAAAGATCTATATACCGACAGTGGTACATGTTCATGTTGGGTCACAGTTACAAGTGGAGTGCCACAAGCTTCGGtattgggacatttttttttcaatatgtaTATTAATGGCCTTGCAAAAATGTcattatttgcagatgatactaagatATATAAAGTAGTCTACACAGAAGAGAATATTGCAGAAAGAGTTGAGAAACAAGGTCTAGGCACAAAAGTGAGAAAATGAAGTTTGATGCAAATAAATGTAAGGTAATACATGAgggatgagaaaaaaataaataaattacatattcaatgTTAAAGCTGATCTCAAAGGGACTTTGGTGGAAAGAAAAACGTAACTTTAGCAACcaatgtcaggcagctgctgccaaggcaaataaaatcgagaggcatagatgcacatgaaAAGAAAATTGTTTTGCCTCTAAAAAGCCAGACCACACGTAAAATATTGTGTAGAATTTTGGGCACCTCTGTATAAGAAGAACATAGCTGAATCGGAGCAGGTGCAGAGGAGggcaaccaaggtaattaagggaaccgGTGGATTGCAGTACTAAAGCAAGTAATTAAACTTGGGGTATTCAGCTTAGAAAACCTTTCATAGTAATCTTATCACTATGTACAAAAATGTCaagggacagtacagagatctgtcTAATGATTTATTTTATATATCTACATATTCGATTCTGAAGCCcatagaggaaaaaaaaatcatcacaTGTTTCGTCACACGCTGCATTATGGTGGTATCCTCCACAATAAGCATATGGTGCAGTATGGTGTGCCTaagactctgtaaaaaaaaaatatatatatatatatatataattttttggggTGGTCAATCTGAAAAAAATTAATTGAATAGTCACTGTGACTATTATTCTACACAAGAAAACAAACAagggggtacatttttttataggcctaacttttcagaataagctgtcgtatgtgtgtgtgtatatgaggaatagcacaatttctgaccattatatgacttgtattctgcattttttttagcagttttctcctctgcaggctctatctctagttCTCCATTTTCTCTGGGTTAGGGGGCTGAGCCTAATGACTATGATGTCTTCTATACGCTGCACACAGAGATAGAAAAGAGGtgaatcctgctcccctatctaataaaaaaaaaataatatatatatatatatatatatatatatacacatacactagcggtcaaaagtttagggtcaattagaaatttccttatttttgaaaggaaagcacagtttttttcaacgaagataacattaaattaatcagaaatacactctatacattgttaatgtgctaaatgactattctagctgaaaacgtctggtttttaatgcaatatctacataggtgtatagaggcccatttacagcaaccatcactccagtgttccaatgctacattgtgtttgctacctgtgttagaaggctaatggatgattagaaaacacttgaaaacccttgtgcaattatgttagcaccgctataaacagttttgctgtttagaggagctatacaactgaccttcctttgagctagttgagaatctggagcattacatttatgggttcgattaaactcccaaaatggctagaaaaagagagctttcacgtgaaactcgacagtctataattgttcttagaaatgaaggctattccatgcgagaaactgCCAAGAaaaggaagatttcctacaacggtgtgtactactcccttcagaggacagcacacacaggctctaaccagagtagaaagagaagtgggaggccccgctgcacaactgagcaacaagacaagtacattagagtctctagtttgagaaatagacgcctcacaggtcctcaactggcagcttcattaaatagtacccgcaaaacgccagtgtccatgtctacagtgaagaggcgactccgggatgctggccttcagggcagagtggcaaagaaaaagccatatctcagACTGAATAATAATAGGaatagattaatatgggcaaaagcacacagacattgtacagcggaagattggaaaaaagtgttctggacagacaaatcgaagtttgaggtgtttggatcacacagaagagcatttgtgagacgcagaacaactgaaaagatgctggaagagtgcctgacgccatctgtcaagcatggtggaggtaatgtgatggtctggggttgctttggtgctggtaaagtgggagatttgtacaaggtaaaagggattttgaataaggaaggctatcactccattttgcaacgccatgacataccctgtggacagcgcttgattggaccaattatatcctacaacaggacaatgtccgaaagcacacctccaaattatgcaagaactatttagggaagaagcaggcagctggtattctatctgtaatggagtggccagcgcagtcaccagatctcaaccccatagagctgttgtgggagcagcttgaccgtatggtacgcaagaagtgcccatcaagccaatccaacttgtgggagggccttctggaagcatggggtgaaatttctcccgattacctcagcaaattaacagctagaatgccaaaggtctgcaatgctgtaattgctgcaaatggagcattctttgacgaaagcaaagtttgaaggagaaaattattagttcaaataaaaatcattatttctaaccttgtcaatgtcttgactatattctcTAGTCATCTTGCaagtcatttgataaatataagtgtgagttttcattgaaaacacaaaattgtctgggtgaccccaaacttttgaacggtagtgtatatatatatatatatatatatatatatatatatatgcatgcagtaaataggcagcactcacaaaggcttatggttaaaaaagtgggtgctttattgaccccaaaagtgcgcATATATATATGCACCGCAACATGGAGGACACtatgcagcagtaatgagcagtggaaCTGAGGTTAAATATAAGACTTACCAGGAAACTGCAGCACATTTCTGTCTGTCTTTCTCATTCTATGCGTGCGGCCCTCCCCTCTCCTTAGATTTATATGGGCAGCATGACTGTGTCTCCTCTTTCTGCTCCAGCTCTCACCTCCTGCCCCCTCCTTTGTAAGggagaacggcccgaaaatgctggCCATAATGGCTGTGATTATgggtacggccgtgtgcatgaggcctaagagactgAAACGTTGCCGTGCTAGCTGATGTTTTGGTGATTTAATATCCTTTTACCGGAGTGCTGCTTCCCAACAATTtttccattttatatatatatatatatatatatatatatatatatatatatatatatgatataaaaagtctacacacccactTTAAAATGcctgtttttgtcatgttacaaaattggtacaagatgaataatttcagaactttttccactttTAATGTGACccgtaatctgtacaattccattgaaaaataaactgaaatcatttaaaggagaaaaataaaaaaataaaataatgtggttgcataagtttgAACACCCTTTTATAatcggggatgtggttgtgttcagaattagccaatcacatttaaactcatgttaaagagaacctttcacctccccatatatgtgcagctgagtgcagcatgtaatgggaagggctgcacaaaccctggggcactgtaCATTTATttacgttatttagatatcggtgccatcctagttggcgcccgatatttaaataaccccctgaactgtcaacggggtgcgtactggcaaggggggggggggggtattactatggctgtgacactgtccaatcagatatttaCAGTGTTACAGCAATAGCAAGGATAGAGGAGAGTGTgagcgctctcactcttcagacttcaagatcagtcttctgccgaactggcaagggggcgctctcatctcttcagctcttgcgagagatcagtcttgtactttgtcttccgaactggcaagggggcgtgccactgctgcggacagtgtaagagatggctacggcagaagactgatcttgaaagctaaagagtgagagcgcgcTTGTGCACAcgctctatcctcgctcttgctgtaacactatccatagctgattggacagtgtcatagccatagtaacacgcccccttgccagtacacgccccgttgacagttcagttcaaatataacggcaccgatatctaaataacggagggaggtagaaaaaaaatgtaaagtgccccagggtttgtgcagccctgcccattacatgctgcactcagctgtacatgtatggggaggtgaaaggttctctttaaatagtagttagaatcactttaaataatgacaACTGTgtactgagtaaccccatataaggtTCAGCTGCTcttttaggattttcctgacgttttctttgttgcatgtgaccgctaaagccatggtccgtaaagagcttacaacacatcaaagggatctgattgttgaaaggcatcagtcaggagaagggtaccaaagaatttccaaggcatcagatataccatggaacacagtgaagacagtcatcaagaagtggattacatttggcacaacagtgacgttACCAAAAACTGGATGTCCCTCAAaatttgatgaaaagacaagatgaaaattggtccgggaggctatcaAGAGGGCTACAGCAGTATTGCAGGACTTtgtcaggtactggttgtgtagtgcatgtgacaataaTCTCCAGTTTTCTTCATGTCtgcgctgtggggtagggtggcaagacggaagccttttctaacaaagaaaaacatccaagcccggctatattttgcaaagacctacatcaagtctgccaaaagcatgtgggaaaacgtgttatggtctaatgagaccaaggttgaactttttgtccATAATTCCAAaacgtatgtttggcgcaaagccaacactgcacatcaccaatagAGCACGATACCCACAGTGAataatggtggaggcagcattatgctttgtggctggttttctgcagctggaactggggctttagtcaaggtgaagggaattatgaacagttccaaatatcagccaATATTGGCAcagaacctgcaggcctctgctaaaaagctgaagaggaatttcacctttcagcaacgacccaaagcatacctccaaatcaacaaaagaatggcttcaccagaagaagatcaaagttttggaatagcCCAgagctgaatcccattgaaaatttgAGACCTGAAGAGTGATgttcacaggagatgccctcgcaatctgacagatttggagcgcttttgcaagaaagagtgggcaacaattaccaagtcaagatgtgccatgctgacagacttctacccaaaaagatagaataaagtcaaagggtaattcaacaatgtattagtttaagggctgattcagacgaacgtgccgtttttgcgcacgcaaaaaccgtggcgttttgcgtgcgcaaatggcacttgacagctccgtgtgccctgttcatatggatgcgtggctgcgtgcttttcgcgcagccgccatctttatgacactccgtttggatgtttgtaaacagaaaagcacgtggtgcttttctgattacattcattattttactgttattgcgcgaataacgcttgacccacggaggtgcttccgtggggcattcgtgattttcacgcagccattgacttcaatgggtgcgtgatgtgcgaaaaacgccgaCACATAGTACATGTCGCGAGTTCTACGCAGTGGACTAACTGCGCAaagctcacggactgtctgcactgccccatagacttctctaggccgcgtgaaaaccacgtgaaaaacacgatcgtctgaatccaccctaagggtgtgcagatttatgcaactacattattttagttttttacttatatttttccaccctaaaagatttcagtttgtttttcaatggaattgtagagattatgggtcacattaaagttggaaaaagttctgaaatgatcttgtactgattttttaacATGACAAAACCTggtattttaacaggggtgtgtagactttttatatccactgtgtctgtgtatgtatgtatgtatgtatgtatgtatgtatgtatgtatgtatgtatgtatatatatatatatatgtgtgtgtgtgtgtgtttgtgtttgtgtccAGCTGCAGCACTCTTTAGCAAATCCCACTACGGCAGAGGATGCACAtcaggtaatcccgatccaaggACTGTAGAATATACCAAAAGAAATCCTTCAGCAAGCATGCCtatatatgcttgagaaaggtcaggTCAGAAGGGTGGACAGAAACATCtgacgaggtggccaggatttccAGACATAGCCCAGTGCGTTTtggtatgctgtttccgtaactctcatag from Rhinoderma darwinii isolate aRhiDar2 chromosome 3, aRhiDar2.hap1, whole genome shotgun sequence carries:
- the FAM136A gene encoding protein FAM136A isoform X2, with the translated sequence MFQCSAQCCDNERASMQQVHNCIERCHAPLAQAQSLVTNELERFQDRLGRCTMHCNDKAKDSLDYGSKESQARAQLESCVIKCAEDHMDLIPSMTKKLKEALAEADKKTS
- the FAM136A gene encoding protein FAM136A isoform X1, yielding MAEEYQNRLQNAVDSMVKNLERENIRKMQGKMFQCSAQCCDNERASMQQVHNCIERCHAPLAQAQSLVTNELERFQDRLGRCTMHCNDKAKDSLDYGSKESQARAQLESCVIKCAEDHMDLIPSMTKKLKEALAEADKKTS